TGGCTTTCTTCCGTACCATCGCCCAGCCTCTTCACCCAATCCGATGAAAAACGGTAGTGGTAACTGACTTCCTTGATGCTTTTGTTGGCAATTGCCGCGAGTGTTTCGTCTTTACTGTGCTGCAATTCCTCCAAAAGCAAAAGATGGAAGGCGTCATATAAAAATTGCCTTCCGATGGAATACGCGAAATCGGTATTCGGCTGTTCGACCAGCAATACGTTTTTGTATTCCCTTTCGTTGCGCAGGAATGCGATGGTGTCTTCTGTCGCATCGGCACCTGAAATTTGTGCGGCATACTGATAATAGCTGCGTGTCTGACCAAGCAGATCAAGGGCGATATTGGTCATGGCTATATCGACTTCGAGATTCGGGCCATGGCCACAGAGTTCCCCGAGGCGTTGGCCGAGGATGAGCGCGTTATCTGCGATGCCGTAGATGTATTGGACTAGATTGTTCAT
The nucleotide sequence above comes from Flavobacterium magnum. Encoded proteins:
- the paaC gene encoding 1,2-phenylacetyl-CoA epoxidase subunit PaaC translates to MNNLVQYIYGIADNALILGQRLGELCGHGPNLEVDIAMTNIALDLLGQTRSYYQYAAQISGADATEDTIAFLRNEREYKNVLLVEQPNTDFAYSIGRQFLYDAFHLLLLEELQHSKDETLAAIANKSIKEVSYHYRFSSDWVKRLGDGTEESHQRMQTAINDLWTFTDELFHQTDADKTMVAEGIGVDVTALKEEFFTKIKQILEEATLQVPDMKYFQKGGKHGIHSEHMGYLLADLQYMQRTYPDMNW